The window CCTGCGCTGCGCCAAGCGCCCTGCAACGCTCACAGCCCACCGGCGACGCGCGGAGCAAGCCCCGGCCAGAGGGACGGGAGGAACCGCAgccctggggaggaggaggaggaggaggaggaggaagagaccaGGAGGACCTGGGCTGGAGCAGGCGCAGCTCTTGGGCTCAAACGGAAAGGAAACTTGGCTCTTCTCAGACCCACAAATCGTCATAGAAATATTTtgattggcaaaaaaaaaagttgtgctcTGATTTCAGtttatcttcccccttttttttttttgcgcttcCCCTTGTGGTTTCCAGTTTAAATTGGGAGGGGGGAGGTGAAACCTACCGACAGATTTTTTTCGTGATCGGGAATGACATTTGCTATAGCCACGTGCAGAAGCAGCCAGCACGCCCCAACCGCGGGCAAGTCCCTGCGCTCCTGAAGGCCCCCCCTTCCCACGGGGACGGGAACCCCCCCTTAAGAGCAGGGAGGCACAGGAGCCCGGCCGGCCGCTGGGATCGCCGTGGGCACGAGCGCCAAGTGCTCGAGCCCTTTTTGCACCCTCCCTTGCAGCAGCGGGGCCCCGGGATGGGTAACAGGGGCCTGCGGCTCTGCACCCCCTAAACCCCAGCCCCACGTTAGGCGAGCGCGCCGTCACCCCCGCGCCGGCCGCGTCCCCGCTGACCGACCCCGCTCTCCTCCCGCGCAGGGGCAAATGGACGAGGGGGAGTTCAGGAGGATCGTGAACGACCTGGACCACAACAAGGACGGCGAGGTGGACTTCCAGGAGTTCGCCTGCTTCATGGCCTGCATCGCCATGGGCTACCACGAGTTCTTCAAGGATTGCCCTGGCAAGCAGCCCCGCAAGAAGTGAGCCCCGGCGTCCCCCCTCCGTGGGCACCGTGTCACTGCTGggcttttaataaataaataaaaaaaaagcttcctaaaGTGTCCGAGTGCATCTGCAAGGGGCTTCTCCGCAGGGACGGGTCTGGACCCAGCGTGGGGCCGTTAGCGCAGAGGTGGCATCAGCTGGGACGAGCGCCAGCAGCCAGGCCAAGCGCCCGGCCGGGTGACTCACCGCTTTCTCCAGCAggttcttccctcccctcccctccctgtgATTTTCCATGCTGCAGCTCGGAGCCGGGAGACGTCGCTGGAAAACTTTGAGCGAAGTTGCTCAAAGCCGTTTCTGAGCGACGCACGCAGCCCGGCCGATCAGCCGGCCGGAGGCAGCCCTGCGGGAAGAGCCGTAGCACACGCTTAACTCGAAACACATGAGCGTCTCGGAGCCCAGCCTGGCTCGGGGCTTAGCACGAGCCGCCCCGGACAACGCATCGAACGCGAGCTTGGGGAGCGAAAGACCACGtggaggagccggggggggaaAACCAAGGCTCCTGCAGAGCATGAGGGCCACAGCACAGGGAAGAGCCGTTCCCGAGCGGCTGCAGGAGACCCTTCCCCGCAGCCCCCTCGGGACGCGGAGGAGCCCGTCCCGGGGTGCTGCCGTGCAGGAGCCGGACCCGAGCCTGCCTCGGCCTCCCCCAGCCGCCACGGAGCGGCGGGTGACAGCGGTTTCCGGGCCCGTTGCCCTGCGATACTGGCTGGGCAGGATGTGGCTCATCCCCTCGCAGCTTCGGCAGCTCCTGCAGGTCCAGGCTTGCTTGCAGGGagcgttgctgctgctgctgctgctctccagccatgCTCAGCAGCCCCAGACCCCGGAGAAACAGCCCTCGGGCTGGAAACACCTTTGCAATGCTTCTGCCTCGCTGCACAGCCAAGCCAagcctacccccccccccccccagcatctccctgctcccccagcagctccaaACCCTTCCCTCTGCCGTCCTGCTCTTTATAAAGGCAGCCGGCCCCCGGGAGCCTCTTCCCCCGCCCCAGGGATCTGCCCCAGCTTGCACCCGTTTCTTAATGGGGAGACGAGGCCCAGGCTTGGGGCTCTGTTTGACCAAAGTGGTCCTTAAAGAGAGCCCTCCCCGCGGGGGGGCCGGTGCTGACCACCTCGAGCAAGGGACGTGGCCCCGGTCCTCGCACCCGGGTGCACGGCGTGGCTTTTCCCACGCGCGTCCCtgcttcgccccccccccccgaaggctCCCGGGCAGCTGCTGTAGGCAGCAAGGGGGCAGGAAACCCCCCAAAACGGGGCTGGGGTCCTTGCGGGACCCAGCGCTGCTCCGGAAGCAGTCGGGAACCAGGGAAGGGCCGTGGGAGCCGGCTCACGGCGGGAGCACGGGGAAGGCTCCTGCCGTGACTCACCATCCCCGGCCCTTCCCCAAGGCAGGCATCTCTGGGGACATGGCTTTTCCCAGCTCCGGAGCTGGACTGCGGCtcagggccctgccagccgctGCGTTCCCAGTGGAAACCCCCTCCCGCACCTGCCCCTCTCTTTTTCCTGTGGGTTTTTCCCCGTTTTTCCTGCCCCGGTGccagcggcggcgggcgcctcTCTCCCAAGCGGGGCGCTGGGCTCGGCGCGACTCGCAGAGGAAATTCCCGGCGTGCGGGCAGCAGGATGCGCGGAGAGGAGCGCGAGCGCCGGGACGCAGGGACCGCGGCCGCGGGCTTTCCCGCGCGGCTCCCTGGCACATGCCGAGGCCACGCAGCGACCAAAATAGCGCCGCGTTACACAAcgaggcgccgcgccgcgcctgctTCGCCGTTAGGAAACGGAGATCCCGGCACGCAGCGTTAGctaaaaacagagaggaaaaaagaaaacaagctccAGCGCTGCCAAAGCCAGGAACAAACCGTGCTGGGGGCTGCGCGGCTCcaagcgccgccgctgccggagcagggctggcagctgggccCAAGATGCCTCTGGTTTGGTTGTGATTTCCGTGGTTAGACTTGCTGCACCGAGGGAAGA of the Apteryx mantelli isolate bAptMan1 chromosome 31, bAptMan1.hap1, whole genome shotgun sequence genome contains:
- the LOC106484283 gene encoding protein S100-A4-like; this translates as MACSLEQALATMVCTFHKYSGREGDKYKLSKAELKELLNEELPVFGSGQMDEGEFRRIVNDLDHNKDGEVDFQEFACFMACIAMGYHEFFKDCPGKQPRKK